The DNA region TCCTGGCCTTCCTGAACCCTCGACTCCGCCGGGAACTTGCCGGTGAAGACAACGTCCTCAACGCTCAGGTGAACTATCTTCTCCCCACCCAGGTTCTCAATTATCTCCACCATGGCCCTGACCATGTTCTCCCCCGGAATCTTCACCTGGGCAAAGAAGGCGTCGTAGATATCCTCCGGGCGAATGCCAAAGATAACCTCCCTCCCAAGGTAGCCCTTCTCCCCCAGCACCTCAACCTGGTCAGGCAGGAGCCTGAGCCTGAAGGGGCCGAAGTCCACGAAGCCGTCTTCTGTGACGGTTGCATCGAGGAAGTTCATGGGCGGCGAACCGATGAATCCCCCCACGAAGGTATTAGCCGGCCTGTCGTAGACCTCATCCGGCGTCCCAACCTGCTGGAGTTCCCCGGCGTTTATGATCGCCACCCTGTCACCCATCGTCATCGCCTCAACCTGGTCGTGGGTGACGTAGATTGTAGTGACCCCAAGCTGCCTCTGGAGTTTTTTGAGCTCGGCACGCATCTTCACCCTGAGCTTCGCGTCCAGGTTTGAGAGCGGCTCGTCCATGAGGAACACCTGGGGCCTCCTGACGATGGCCCTCCCAAGGGCAA from Thermococcus zilligii AN1 includes:
- a CDS encoding ABC transporter ATP-binding protein, with amino-acid sequence ALGRAIVRRPQVFLMDEPLSNLDAKLRVKMRAELKKLQRQLGVTTIYVTHDQVEAMTMGDRVAIINAGELQQVGTPDEVYDRPANTFVGGFIGSPPMNFLDATVTEDGFVDFGPFRLRLLPDQVEVLGEKGYLGREVIFGIRPEDIYDAFFAQVKIPGENMVRAMVEIIENLGGEKIVHLSVEDVVFTGKFPAESRVQEGQEVDVVFDMNKIHIFDKGSGKAVF